From Lagenorhynchus albirostris chromosome 15, mLagAlb1.1, whole genome shotgun sequence, one genomic window encodes:
- the BCL7B gene encoding B-cell CLL/lymphoma 7 protein family member B: MSGRSVRAETRSRAKDDIKKVMAAIEKVRKWEKKWVTVGDTSLRIFKWVPVTDNKEKEKSKSNSSAAREPNGFPSDASANSSLLLEFQDENSNQSSVSDVYQLKVDSSTNSSPSPQQSESLSPAHTSDFRTDDSQPPTLGQEILEEPSLPASEVADEPPTLTKEEPVPLETQIAEEEEDSGAPPLKRFCVDQPAVPQTASES; encoded by the exons ATGTCGGGCCGGTCTGTCCGGGCCGAGACCCGCAGCCGGGCCAAGGATGATATCAAGAAGGTGATGGCGGCCATCGAGAAAGTGCGGAAATG GGAGAAAAAGTGGGTGACTGTGGGTGACACATCCCTTAGGATATTTAAGTGGGTTCCTGTGACAGACAACAAGGAG aaagaaaagtcaaaatcGAACAGTTCAGCAGCCCGGGAACCTAATGGCTTTCCCTCTGATGCCTCAGCCAATTCCTCTCTCCTTCTTGAATTCCAGG ATGAAAACAGCAACCAGAGTTCCGTGTCTGATGTCTATCAGCTCAAGGTGGACAGCAGCACCAACTcgagccccagcccccagcagagcGAGTCCCTGAGCCCAGCGCACACCTCCGACTTCCGCACAGATgactcccagccccccaccctggGCCAGGAGATCCTTGAGG AGCCCTCCCTGCCCGCCTCAGAAGTTGCTGATGAACCTCCCACCCTCACGAAGGAAGAACCAGTTCCATTAGAGACACAG AttgctgaggaagaggaagactcAGGTGCGCCTCCCCTGAAACGCTTCTGTGTGGACCAGCCCGCAGTGCCACAGACAGCGTCAGAAAGCTAG